One part of the Microlunatus elymi genome encodes these proteins:
- a CDS encoding response regulator transcription factor: MAAEVLIVEDDPMLADVLVGYVRNAGHRVRVVADGAEALAAWENEPPDVVLLDVMLPTLSGLEVLRRRRNAGDNAAVIIISARGDEPDRLIGLEFGADDYVVKPLSPREIVLRIEALLRRATQPDGRLSDRTLQIGSVEVDLAARWATRSGSPLQLTSREFDLLAFLAGHRGETFSKTALMQRVWGWDFGDTSTVTVHVRRLRQKLEDDPSDPRLVLTVGRQGYRIAREDELA, from the coding sequence GTGGCAGCCGAAGTGTTGATCGTCGAGGACGATCCGATGCTGGCCGACGTCCTGGTCGGCTATGTCCGCAACGCCGGTCACCGGGTCCGGGTGGTCGCCGACGGCGCGGAGGCGTTGGCTGCTTGGGAGAACGAGCCGCCGGATGTGGTGCTACTGGACGTGATGCTGCCGACCCTGTCCGGGCTGGAGGTGCTGCGACGGCGCCGCAACGCCGGCGACAACGCCGCGGTGATCATCATCTCGGCGCGCGGAGACGAGCCGGATCGGCTGATCGGGTTGGAGTTCGGCGCCGACGACTACGTGGTCAAACCGTTGAGCCCTCGGGAGATCGTGCTGCGGATCGAGGCGCTGCTGCGGCGCGCGACCCAGCCCGACGGTCGACTGTCGGATCGGACGTTGCAGATCGGATCCGTCGAAGTTGATCTTGCAGCCCGATGGGCGACTCGCAGCGGCAGCCCGTTGCAGCTGACCAGCCGAGAGTTCGACCTGCTCGCCTTCCTCGCCGGTCATCGCGGCGAGACCTTCAGCAAGACCGCCTTGATGCAGCGGGTCTGGGGTTGGGATTTCGGTGACACGTCCACCGTCACCGTGCACGTGCGGCGACTGCGGCAGAAACTGGAGGACGATCCGTCGGACCCGCGGCTGGTGCTCACCGTCGGCCGGCAGGGTTATCGGATCGCCCGGGAGGACGAACTGGCATGA
- a CDS encoding glycosyltransferase family 2 protein: MEAVQVILPCWNEVAALPSVLASLPAGFTPLVVDNGSDDGSAEMARSLGAVVIDCPERGYGAACDAGLRAATAPVVAVMDADGSLDGADLPRLVAPILGRSADLSICSRRPAGRAAWSWRLRFANRRLAGQLSRRTGIKIIDLGPMRAARREALLDLDLRDRRSGYPAETLIAAADAGWRICQVDVGYAPRIGKSKITGTPLGALRAVQDLRAAIRS, translated from the coding sequence ATGGAAGCGGTTCAGGTGATCCTGCCCTGTTGGAACGAGGTGGCGGCCCTGCCGTCGGTGCTGGCGAGTCTGCCCGCCGGCTTCACCCCGTTGGTGGTCGACAACGGCTCCGACGACGGCAGCGCCGAAATGGCTCGATCACTCGGCGCGGTGGTGATCGATTGCCCGGAACGCGGCTACGGCGCCGCCTGTGATGCCGGACTCCGCGCGGCTACCGCACCGGTCGTCGCGGTGATGGACGCCGACGGCAGCCTGGACGGTGCCGACCTGCCGCGACTGGTGGCGCCGATCCTCGGCCGGAGTGCGGATCTGTCGATCTGCAGCCGGCGACCGGCCGGCCGCGCCGCCTGGTCCTGGCGGCTGCGGTTCGCCAACCGGCGGCTGGCCGGACAGCTCAGCCGCCGGACCGGGATCAAGATCATTGATCTTGGTCCGATGCGGGCCGCTCGACGGGAGGCGCTGCTGGATCTCGACCTGCGTGATCGCCGATCCGGATATCCGGCGGAGACCCTGATCGCCGCCGCCGACGCCGGCTGGCGGATCTGCCAGGTCGACGTCGGCTACGCCCCGCGGATCGGCAAGTCCAAGATCACCGGTACGCCGCTGGGGGCGCTGCGTGCCGTTCAGGATCTGCGGGCGGCGATCCGGTCATGA
- a CDS encoding DUF2064 domain-containing protein — MITRSGLRDRAETVIVLAKEPLPGRAKTRLQRRFSPSVAAQLAEASLTDTLSAVRAAAISRRILAWEGNPDRWRTGFAVLEQGDGDLGRRLARVFDAVFALAPDRPALLIAMDTPQVTAAELEIGWDGADAVLGLAADGGYWAIGLRSGPARPVFDDIEMSTERTGAAQLARLLDLGLRVKLLPPLLDLDTPADAAWITEHHPELGFARRYRELTATSADAGMIFDRAYAGRGLRVETAAGVDPLRTDLAQWMQPADSADLLVVARCQPPVLDVGCGPGRLVTALIEHGQPALGIDLSGTAVTTSLGRGGPALRRDIGDRLPAEGRWGTVLLMDSNAGIGGDVDALLRRCLQLAEPGGLIICETDPDDDADEVHTTALCSGTATTSVRWARIGAAALARRAARLDLAVVEHWSGSGRSFVALRTM, encoded by the coding sequence ATGATCACGAGATCGGGACTGCGCGACCGAGCCGAGACGGTGATCGTGCTGGCCAAGGAACCGCTGCCCGGCCGGGCCAAGACGCGGCTGCAACGGCGGTTCAGTCCGAGCGTCGCGGCGCAGCTTGCCGAGGCGTCGCTGACCGACACGCTGAGTGCGGTACGGGCTGCCGCGATATCCCGCCGGATCCTGGCCTGGGAAGGAAATCCGGACCGATGGCGTACCGGGTTCGCGGTGCTGGAGCAGGGCGATGGTGATCTTGGTCGTCGGCTGGCGCGAGTCTTCGACGCCGTTTTCGCCCTGGCGCCCGATCGGCCCGCGTTGTTGATCGCGATGGACACCCCGCAGGTCACCGCGGCGGAGTTGGAGATCGGTTGGGACGGCGCGGACGCCGTACTCGGTCTGGCCGCCGACGGCGGTTACTGGGCGATCGGGCTCCGGTCCGGTCCGGCCCGTCCGGTGTTCGACGACATCGAGATGTCGACCGAGCGGACCGGTGCCGCGCAGTTGGCACGACTGTTGGACCTCGGTCTGCGAGTGAAACTGCTGCCTCCGCTGCTGGATCTGGACACGCCCGCCGACGCGGCGTGGATCACCGAACACCACCCGGAGCTGGGGTTCGCGCGCCGCTATCGCGAACTGACCGCCACCTCGGCGGACGCAGGAATGATCTTCGATCGCGCCTATGCGGGTCGGGGGTTGAGGGTCGAAACGGCGGCCGGCGTCGACCCGCTGCGCACCGATCTGGCGCAGTGGATGCAGCCTGCCGACTCCGCCGATCTGCTCGTGGTCGCCCGTTGCCAACCGCCGGTGCTGGACGTCGGCTGCGGACCCGGCCGGCTGGTCACCGCGCTGATCGAGCATGGACAACCGGCGTTGGGCATCGACCTGTCCGGCACCGCGGTGACGACGAGCCTGGGGCGCGGCGGCCCCGCGCTGCGCAGGGATATCGGCGATCGGCTGCCGGCCGAGGGGCGTTGGGGGACCGTGCTGTTGATGGACAGCAACGCCGGCATCGGCGGTGACGTGGACGCGCTGCTGCGGCGTTGCCTGCAGCTGGCCGAGCCGGGCGGCCTGATCATCTGCGAGACCGATCCGGACGATGACGCGGACGAGGTGCACACGACAGCACTGTGCTCCGGAACCGCGACGACCTCCGTACGGTGGGCGCGGATCGGTGCGGCCGCGTTGGCCCGCCGCGCCGCCCGGCTGGATCTGGCGGTGGTCGAGCACTGGTCGGGCAGCGGTCGATCGTTCGTCGCGCTGCGGACGATGTGA
- a CDS encoding glycosyltransferase 87 family protein — MSDPGVLLVPAPTPADRRDRTTRWLLIIAMALILGVDLAVLWLQRVHLGRWALLIAVLIFGLIAYGFRHRVGDLRPRMIMIIAAVCQLPGLMFRPTLTDDTYRFVWDGRVQLAGIDPYRYPPLAAALRGLRDPILFPPGSPRPLINRPSVHTIYPPVAELWFTLVAAVTPWQAGTLGVQLAAAAVVVITTGLLARELRSIGSAGQRRTEFALLYGACPAVTVEAANGAHPDVLAALLVLLMGQALIRRRHGRAGLFLGLAAGVKLVPLVMLPAFVARGRRRILLITPAVLLAGYLPHLIAVGSLVIGYLPGYLHEEGFNGSSRFALLIFLPEPFRLPAALLLAAALAALAMLRSRSEPPVVTCCWLYGAAFLIGTPAYPWYLLPVMVLAILTRRLEWLALWPAAYLSFLYGYPLLLQTAGYATALAIIVAVTISRARQNKINSGTSAAVPRQTG; from the coding sequence ATGAGCGACCCTGGCGTCCTGCTGGTGCCGGCACCGACACCTGCCGATCGCCGTGACCGTACGACGAGGTGGTTGTTGATCATCGCGATGGCGCTGATCCTCGGTGTTGATCTTGCCGTGTTGTGGCTGCAACGCGTGCACCTGGGCCGCTGGGCGCTGTTGATCGCGGTGTTGATCTTCGGCCTGATCGCGTACGGGTTCCGGCATCGTGTGGGTGACCTGCGGCCGCGGATGATCATGATCATCGCCGCGGTCTGTCAGCTGCCCGGGCTGATGTTCCGGCCGACCCTGACCGACGACACCTACCGGTTCGTCTGGGACGGCCGGGTGCAACTGGCCGGCATCGACCCGTACCGGTATCCGCCGTTGGCAGCCGCACTGCGTGGACTGCGCGATCCGATCCTGTTTCCGCCGGGATCGCCGCGTCCGTTGATCAATCGCCCGTCGGTGCACACGATCTATCCGCCGGTCGCCGAGCTCTGGTTCACCCTGGTGGCCGCGGTCACGCCCTGGCAGGCGGGCACGCTCGGCGTCCAGCTCGCTGCCGCCGCCGTGGTGGTGATCACCACCGGCCTCCTGGCCCGCGAGCTGAGATCGATCGGATCCGCGGGGCAGCGGCGGACCGAGTTCGCCCTGCTCTACGGTGCCTGTCCGGCGGTCACCGTCGAGGCCGCCAACGGAGCACATCCCGATGTGCTCGCGGCGTTGTTGGTGCTGCTGATGGGGCAGGCGTTGATCCGTCGACGACACGGCCGGGCGGGTCTGTTCCTCGGCCTGGCCGCGGGCGTGAAACTGGTGCCGCTGGTGATGCTGCCGGCGTTCGTGGCGCGGGGCCGCCGCAGGATCTTGTTGATCACTCCAGCCGTGCTGCTGGCCGGCTATCTGCCGCACCTGATCGCCGTCGGTTCGCTGGTGATCGGCTACCTGCCGGGCTACCTGCACGAGGAGGGCTTCAACGGGAGCAGCCGGTTCGCGTTGTTGATCTTCCTGCCGGAGCCGTTCCGGCTGCCGGCGGCGCTGCTGCTGGCCGCGGCGTTGGCGGCGCTCGCGATGCTGCGGTCGCGTTCGGAGCCGCCGGTGGTGACCTGCTGCTGGCTCTACGGTGCAGCCTTCCTGATCGGCACTCCGGCTTATCCGTGGTACCTGCTGCCGGTGATGGTGCTGGCGATTCTGACCCGCCGGTTGGAGTGGCTCGCACTGTGGCCGGCCGCGTACCTTTCCTTCCTGTACGGCTATCCACTGCTGCTGCAGACCGCCGGCTACGCGACCGCATTGGCGATCATCGTCGCGGTAACGATCTCGCGGGCGCGGCAGAACAAGATCAACTCCGGGACGTCAGCGGCCGTCCCGCGGCAGACCGGCTGA
- a CDS encoding phosphotransferase enzyme family protein, translating to MFTTGRLTAVLKNWTTLLGADPILGAEDTGRGLWPIVAEDGRRYFLKRLSPWRNLPVADEARVLRWLAQQHVDVAEFMITDQATLTVGPSEDSYTLIPQLDADRIAPADLLRSEETIGQAIAELHRALAGYPWSANSYREQMTDALQGDLLLPPDLADSFALRRESVCQSIELLLVQLVNGDLTPENILLRSPGQVAGFIDFDHLPLAPRVWDIAKYLSRRLRLRWRERTESAADRVAHIGPLIRGYQRANPLSGQELNALPACIAAGNIIEASYGQEIASGQLERRMLPDHDQVLADTIEAARWQLANYTAVEEAVRSAGP from the coding sequence ATGTTCACCACCGGTCGACTGACGGCAGTATTGAAGAACTGGACAACCCTGCTCGGCGCCGACCCGATCCTGGGCGCCGAGGACACGGGGCGCGGGCTGTGGCCGATCGTGGCCGAGGACGGCAGACGCTACTTCCTGAAACGCCTCAGCCCGTGGCGCAATCTTCCGGTGGCCGACGAAGCGCGGGTCCTGCGCTGGTTGGCACAACAACACGTCGACGTCGCCGAGTTCATGATCACCGACCAGGCCACACTCACTGTCGGCCCCAGCGAAGACTCGTACACCCTCATCCCGCAACTGGACGCCGATCGGATCGCGCCGGCCGACCTACTTCGATCCGAAGAGACCATCGGTCAGGCGATTGCCGAACTGCATCGGGCACTGGCCGGCTATCCATGGTCCGCCAACTCATACCGCGAGCAGATGACCGACGCGCTGCAAGGAGACCTCCTGCTGCCGCCTGACCTCGCAGACTCCTTTGCGCTGCGGCGGGAGAGCGTCTGCCAGAGCATCGAGCTGCTGCTGGTCCAGTTGGTTAACGGCGATCTGACACCCGAGAACATCCTGCTGCGCAGCCCCGGCCAGGTCGCCGGCTTCATCGACTTCGACCACCTGCCACTCGCACCGCGCGTCTGGGACATCGCGAAATACCTGTCCCGCCGGCTGCGTCTCCGCTGGCGCGAGCGCACCGAGTCAGCCGCCGACCGCGTGGCCCATATCGGCCCGCTGATCCGCGGCTACCAACGGGCGAATCCGCTCAGCGGTCAGGAGCTGAACGCGTTACCCGCATGTATCGCGGCCGGAAACATCATCGAGGCCAGCTACGGCCAGGAGATCGCGTCCGGGCAGCTCGAACGCCGAATGCTTCCCGACCATGATCAAGTGCTCGCGGACACGATCGAGGCAGCGCGTTGGCAGCTTGCGAACTACACCGCAGTGGAGGAAGCCGTCCGATCCGCAGGACCTTGA
- the hemW gene encoding radical SAM family heme chaperone HemW, with the protein MPSTLPEGEPVPPTGELPTAALVTVAETPLSFYLHVPFCTTRCGYCDFNTYTAGELGNAPGASRVGYPEEVLAELDLARRVLGPNTPTVGTVFVGGGTPTLLPADDLGRMLSGIRDRFGLADDAEITTESNPESIDEAGMSRLVDHGFTRISFGMQSVRPHVLAVLDRVHTPGRPQQAVAEAKRAGFAQTSLDLIYGTPGESLSDWEASLRAAIDAEPDHVSAYSLIVEPGTRLAARIRRGELPMTSEDDLADKYELAEKLLIEAGYANYEISNWSRGPESRCRHNLAYWLGHNWWGVGPGAHSHVGGVRWWNVKHPAAYASKLDQGISPAYAREQLTAEERRTERVLLELRLDTGLDPAVLTDRERDRIPDLRARGLIADRDDQLVLTAAGRLLADGIVRDLLD; encoded by the coding sequence ATGCCGTCCACGTTGCCCGAGGGGGAGCCGGTGCCGCCGACCGGGGAACTGCCGACGGCGGCGTTGGTGACGGTTGCCGAGACGCCGCTGAGTTTCTATCTGCACGTGCCGTTCTGTACGACGCGGTGCGGCTACTGCGACTTCAACACCTACACCGCCGGCGAACTCGGCAACGCGCCCGGCGCCAGCCGGGTCGGCTACCCGGAAGAGGTACTGGCCGAACTTGATCTTGCTCGCCGGGTGCTCGGGCCCAACACGCCGACGGTCGGCACGGTGTTCGTCGGCGGCGGGACGCCGACCCTGCTACCGGCCGATGATCTTGGACGGATGCTGTCCGGCATCCGGGACCGGTTCGGCCTGGCCGATGACGCCGAGATCACCACCGAGTCCAATCCGGAGTCGATCGACGAGGCCGGCATGAGCCGGCTTGTTGATCATGGATTCACCCGAATCTCGTTCGGTATGCAGTCGGTCCGCCCGCACGTGCTGGCGGTGCTGGATCGGGTGCACACCCCGGGCCGTCCCCAGCAGGCGGTGGCCGAGGCGAAGCGGGCCGGCTTTGCCCAGACGAGCCTGGACCTGATCTACGGCACCCCCGGGGAATCGTTGTCCGATTGGGAAGCCAGCCTGCGCGCCGCGATCGACGCCGAGCCGGATCACGTCAGTGCGTACTCGTTGATCGTCGAGCCGGGCACCCGACTGGCGGCGCGGATTCGTCGCGGTGAGCTGCCGATGACCAGCGAAGATGATCTTGCCGACAAGTACGAGTTGGCCGAGAAGCTGCTGATCGAGGCAGGTTACGCGAACTACGAGATCAGCAACTGGTCCCGCGGACCCGAGTCGCGCTGTCGGCACAACCTTGCCTACTGGCTCGGCCACAACTGGTGGGGCGTCGGGCCCGGCGCGCACAGCCACGTCGGCGGCGTTCGCTGGTGGAACGTCAAGCACCCGGCCGCGTACGCGAGCAAACTTGATCAAGGAATCTCACCCGCGTATGCCCGCGAGCAGTTGACCGCCGAGGAACGCCGTACCGAACGGGTTTTGCTGGAATTACGGCTGGACACCGGCCTGGATCCGGCCGTCCTGACCGATCGCGAACGCGACCGGATCCCGGACCTGCGGGCCCGCGGGTTGATCGCGGATCGTGATGATCAACTCGTGCTCACCGCGGCCGGAAGGTTGCTCGCCGACGGCATCGTCCGCGACCTGCTCGACTGA
- a CDS encoding PIN domain nuclease: MSDTRYLIDTSALARFLRQQPATRGWERAARSGLIAICPIVELETLYSARSIEDRRRTMQRFREIFVSQFMPERAFERADSLQQELTQRGEHRSAGPVDLLVAATAELARLTLLHHDHDFDCIARVTGQPTEWFD, encoded by the coding sequence GTGAGCGACACACGATATCTGATCGACACCAGCGCACTGGCGCGGTTTCTTCGCCAGCAACCAGCGACGCGCGGCTGGGAACGGGCCGCACGAAGCGGCCTGATCGCCATCTGCCCCATTGTCGAACTGGAGACCCTGTACAGCGCTCGGTCGATCGAGGACCGTAGGCGGACGATGCAGCGCTTCCGCGAGATTTTCGTGTCGCAGTTCATGCCCGAACGAGCATTCGAAAGGGCCGACTCCCTCCAACAGGAATTGACACAGCGCGGCGAACACCGCAGTGCCGGTCCGGTCGACCTGCTGGTGGCGGCGACCGCGGAACTGGCCCGGCTCACCCTGCTCCACCATGATCACGATTTCGATTGCATCGCTCGGGTGACCGGCCAGCCCACCGAATGGTTCGACTAG
- a CDS encoding type II toxin-antitoxin system VapB family antitoxin translates to MTRTVIDLDDQLVAEVAEALGTKTKKDTVNTALREVLESRRRALALIQLRDEIEDGALDLDLLMDKKNYRR, encoded by the coding sequence ATGACTCGGACAGTGATCGACCTGGATGACCAACTGGTGGCCGAAGTTGCCGAAGCCCTCGGCACCAAGACCAAGAAGGACACGGTCAACACGGCGTTGCGGGAAGTCCTGGAGAGCCGCCGTCGCGCACTCGCACTGATTCAACTCCGTGACGAGATCGAGGACGGCGCGCTCGACCTCGATCTCCTGATGGACAAGAAGAACTACCGTCGGTGA
- a CDS encoding DUF3097 domain-containing protein, with amino-acid sequence MTRYSGDVLAAGWQKSHLTKSEDCVLEAGMVLEEAASGFCGAVVRWENGIVVLEDRHLKRRSFPIGPGFLLEGKPVALKIPPRVPSRLAGPSGAGVCAPPPGRTASGSVAGSAERAKVALPSRIYVEGRHDAELVEKVWGDDLRHEGVVVEYLGGVDDLPAIVADFAPAKGRRLGVLVDHLVAGSKESRIVDHVAAGSYGDYVFVTGHPYIDIWQAVKPARLGLKQWPQIPRSIEWKKGICQHLGWPAETQTDVAKAWQTILAQVRTWNDLERELLTQVEMLIDFVTQDHQARE; translated from the coding sequence GTGACGCGATATTCCGGCGACGTGCTGGCTGCCGGCTGGCAGAAGTCCCACCTGACCAAGAGCGAGGACTGCGTGCTCGAGGCGGGGATGGTGCTCGAGGAGGCCGCCTCAGGATTCTGCGGCGCGGTGGTGCGCTGGGAGAACGGGATCGTGGTGCTGGAGGATCGGCATCTGAAACGACGCAGCTTCCCGATCGGCCCCGGCTTCCTGTTGGAGGGCAAACCGGTCGCGTTGAAGATCCCGCCGCGCGTGCCGTCCCGGCTGGCCGGGCCGAGCGGAGCCGGCGTGTGCGCGCCGCCGCCAGGCAGGACCGCGTCCGGGTCGGTCGCGGGCTCGGCCGAGCGGGCGAAGGTGGCACTGCCCAGCCGGATCTACGTCGAGGGCCGGCACGACGCCGAGCTGGTGGAGAAGGTCTGGGGAGATGATCTTCGCCACGAGGGCGTCGTGGTGGAATACCTCGGCGGCGTGGATGATCTTCCGGCGATCGTGGCCGACTTCGCACCGGCCAAGGGGCGCCGGCTCGGAGTGCTCGTTGATCATCTGGTGGCCGGCAGCAAGGAGTCGCGGATCGTTGATCACGTCGCCGCCGGTTCGTACGGCGACTACGTGTTCGTCACCGGACATCCGTACATCGACATCTGGCAGGCGGTGAAGCCGGCGCGACTCGGGCTGAAGCAGTGGCCGCAGATCCCTCGTTCGATCGAATGGAAGAAGGGCATCTGTCAGCACCTGGGCTGGCCGGCCGAAACGCAGACCGACGTCGCCAAGGCCTGGCAGACCATCCTGGCCCAGGTGCGCACTTGGAATGATCTTGAACGCGAGTTGCTCACCCAGGTGGAGATGCTGATCGACTTCGTCACCCAGGACCATCAAGCGCGCGAGTGA
- a CDS encoding MBL fold metallo-hydrolase → MGENAENAAADPTGDSGRVGWRLGDWQQVAHGVYRLVAEPASVNIGLVVGSEGALLVDTGSSPAQGAELRGAVSRVTDLPLVAVVVTHDHFDHSFGLAGLAGVPSIGHESLSQTLLTEQGPTEGVAAGARSLGFDPGELVLPETLIAVADVVGLGGSRVAEIAHLGDGHSRGDLVITVTDPGADGFGGVIFAGDLIESAPAESPAPWYGSDSSPDQWSWTVDRLRGLAGSQTIIVPGHGDPVGVDFVIEQRDAIDAVRMELERLAAAGVSESDALGQGDWPFPADHVAAGIAPGYAEIRAAAERQSGAGGRPTLPLAGT, encoded by the coding sequence ATGGGTGAAAACGCCGAGAACGCCGCCGCGGATCCGACCGGCGACAGCGGGCGGGTCGGATGGCGACTCGGGGACTGGCAGCAGGTCGCCCACGGGGTCTACCGGTTGGTGGCGGAGCCGGCCTCGGTGAACATCGGCCTGGTGGTCGGCAGTGAGGGTGCGTTGCTGGTCGACACCGGCTCGAGCCCGGCGCAGGGCGCCGAGTTGCGGGGAGCGGTCAGCCGGGTCACCGACCTGCCGCTGGTCGCCGTGGTGGTCACCCATGACCATTTCGACCACTCCTTCGGCCTGGCCGGCCTGGCCGGAGTGCCGAGCATCGGGCACGAGTCGTTGTCGCAGACCCTGCTCACCGAGCAGGGGCCGACCGAGGGCGTCGCGGCGGGCGCCCGCAGTCTGGGCTTCGATCCGGGCGAACTGGTTCTCCCGGAGACGTTGATCGCGGTTGCGGACGTGGTCGGACTGGGCGGAAGCCGGGTGGCGGAGATCGCTCACCTCGGCGACGGGCACTCACGGGGTGATCTGGTGATCACGGTCACCGATCCGGGCGCGGACGGTTTCGGCGGGGTGATCTTCGCCGGGGACCTGATCGAATCCGCACCGGCCGAGTCGCCGGCGCCCTGGTACGGATCGGATTCCTCGCCCGATCAGTGGTCCTGGACGGTGGATCGGCTGCGCGGGCTGGCCGGTTCGCAGACGATCATCGTGCCCGGCCACGGTGACCCGGTCGGGGTCGACTTCGTGATCGAACAACGGGACGCGATCGACGCCGTACGGATGGAGCTCGAACGCCTGGCCGCGGCCGGGGTGTCCGAATCCGACGCGTTGGGCCAGGGCGACTGGCCCTTCCCCGCCGACCACGTCGCCGCCGGCATCGCACCCGGGTACGCGGAGATCCGCGCGGCCGCTGAGCGGCAGTCCGGCGCCGGCGGGCGGCCGACGCTGCCGCTGGCAGGAACCTGA